One Micromonospora sp. FIMYZ51 genomic window carries:
- the groES gene encoding co-chaperone GroES, with protein MPVTTATKVAIKPLEDRILVQANEAETTTASGIVIPDTAKEKPQEGTVLAVGPGRFDDDGDRIPMDVKVGDTVLYSKYGGTEVKYAGEEYLVLSARDVLAIIEK; from the coding sequence ATGCCCGTGACTACCGCGACCAAGGTTGCGATCAAGCCGCTCGAGGACCGGATCCTGGTCCAGGCGAACGAGGCTGAGACCACCACGGCGTCGGGCATCGTGATTCCCGACACCGCCAAGGAGAAGCCGCAGGAGGGCACCGTCCTCGCTGTCGGCCCTGGCCGTTTCGACGACGACGGCGACCGGATCCCGATGGACGTCAAGGTCGGCGACACCGTCCTCTACTCGAAGTACGGCGGCACCGAGGTCAAGTACGCCGGCGAGGAGTACCTGGTGCTCTCCGCCCGCGACGTCCTCGCGATCATCGAGAAGTAA